A single region of the Salicibibacter cibi genome encodes:
- a CDS encoding metal-dependent hydrolase produces the protein MKGGTHLVGALAAAAAYDILAPETLPSIEGGWDAAVFFSASLLGGLLPDICHPQSKIGRRASFFSWLIKRIFGHRTFTHSLIFLVLIAVLTGMIPGTIGVMIQYGTFIGMASHYLLDMLTSRGIQLFYPIDVTIRFPFHTRTGSWLGEGSVNVLCIAWVTYYGMLMLGI, from the coding sequence ATGAAAGGCGGCACCCATCTCGTTGGCGCTCTAGCGGCTGCGGCGGCTTATGATATCCTCGCCCCCGAAACGCTCCCGTCTATTGAAGGGGGATGGGACGCTGCTGTTTTTTTTAGCGCCTCTCTCTTGGGGGGGCTACTTCCTGATATCTGCCATCCACAATCGAAAATAGGAAGACGTGCCTCTTTTTTTTCATGGTTGATAAAACGAATCTTCGGACACCGCACCTTTACTCATAGCTTAATATTCCTTGTCCTCATCGCTGTACTCACAGGCATGATCCCGGGCACAATCGGAGTGATGATCCAATACGGGACCTTTATCGGGATGGCAAGCCATTACCTCCTCGATATGCTAACGTCCCGGGGCATTCAGCTTTTTTATCCCATTGATGTAACGATACGTTTCCCGTTTCATACCCGAACCGGTTCTTGGCTCGGGGAGGGAAGTGTAAACGTTCTCTGCATCGCTTGGGTCACGTATTATGGGATGTTGATGCT